In a single window of the Streptomyces sp. NBC_00094 genome:
- a CDS encoding extracellular solute-binding protein, protein MTTSVAAFGLLGSLVTACGSSGSEPTTLRLVAPEYGTGPTTTSKAYWDELTTTFTAAHPDIRVEVTLYPWADIDRKVTRMVEENNAPDVALMGAYSDFAAQGRLYAAGEVMSVRTEANFLRPLAEAGSVDGDLYGLPFVASSRLLFYNEELFDEAGAKPPKTWSDLKDAAKALKKEGVLYPYALPLGPEEAHAEALIWELSNGGGYTDSSGGYSIASEQNAQTFRWIKANLVVPALTGPVPPAELNRQDAFAAFLRGDVGMVNGYPSLLHDARARGMKVGTLPMPVSDTLDDRETPPAAGVADWMMAFKHDGNREPVGSFLDFVYQDKNISEFAGRYHLLPSTVSATQASRYAAADPSAEQFLTALRTAQLYPVNDPSWLQVSNTIKQNIGKAVDPSADPKTVLEHIAQQTRDMAQPR, encoded by the coding sequence ATGACCACCTCCGTGGCCGCGTTCGGACTACTGGGCTCCCTCGTCACCGCCTGCGGCTCGTCCGGTAGCGAACCGACGACGCTGCGCCTGGTGGCACCCGAGTACGGCACAGGCCCCACGACCACCTCCAAGGCGTACTGGGACGAGCTGACCACCACCTTCACCGCCGCCCACCCCGACATCAGGGTCGAGGTGACGCTCTACCCGTGGGCCGACATCGACCGCAAGGTCACCCGCATGGTCGAGGAGAACAACGCCCCGGACGTGGCCCTGATGGGTGCGTACTCCGACTTCGCCGCACAGGGCCGCCTCTACGCCGCCGGCGAGGTGATGTCGGTCAGGACGGAGGCGAACTTCCTGCGGCCCCTCGCGGAGGCCGGCTCGGTCGACGGCGACCTCTACGGCTTGCCCTTCGTGGCAAGCAGCCGGCTGCTCTTCTACAACGAAGAGCTGTTCGACGAAGCAGGCGCGAAGCCGCCGAAGACCTGGTCGGACCTGAAGGACGCGGCCAAGGCGCTGAAGAAGGAGGGCGTGCTCTACCCGTACGCCCTACCGCTCGGCCCCGAGGAGGCGCACGCCGAAGCCCTGATCTGGGAACTGAGCAACGGCGGCGGGTACACCGACAGCAGCGGCGGGTACAGCATCGCGTCCGAGCAGAACGCGCAGACATTCCGCTGGATCAAGGCCAACCTGGTCGTGCCGGCCCTTACCGGCCCGGTCCCGCCGGCCGAGCTCAACCGGCAGGACGCCTTCGCCGCCTTCCTGCGCGGCGACGTCGGTATGGTCAACGGCTATCCCTCGCTCCTTCACGATGCGAGGGCGAGGGGCATGAAGGTCGGAACCCTGCCCATGCCGGTGTCGGACACACTGGATGACAGGGAGACCCCGCCGGCGGCGGGCGTCGCCGACTGGATGATGGCTTTCAAGCACGACGGCAATCGCGAACCGGTGGGCTCGTTCCTGGACTTTGTCTACCAGGACAAGAACATCAGCGAGTTCGCCGGGCGCTACCACCTGCTGCCGTCGACGGTGTCCGCCACCCAGGCATCCCGGTACGCGGCAGCAGACCCCAGCGCCGAGCAGTTCCTCACCGCACTGCGCACTGCCCAGCTCTACCCGGTCAACGACCCGTCCTGGCTGCAGGTCAGCAATACCATCAAGCAGAACATCGGCAAGGCCGTCGATCCCTCCGCCGACCCGAAGACGGTCCTGGAACACATCGCCCAGCAGACCCGGGACATGGCGCAGCCGAGATAG
- a CDS encoding TIGR03619 family F420-dependent LLM class oxidoreductase, which produces MEIGIALPQYGTHARADRIAAFARDAEDAGFDAFWVGDRALTPVAPSDLYPGHTPENPYPHQYKTFLDPLTVLTVAAGATSRARLGMSTLNGPWYPPALLARSLTSLDQVSGGRLDVGLGIGWLRDEYTAVGADFGRRGALLDELLDVLHGFWTQAEFGHEGPHWTIPVSYVGLRPVQPAGPPVYLGGFSPAALRRVGCRAAGWVGAVLPPGAAEGLWDVARRAAEEAGRDPGTLRRQIRHNPAPGATADAIAAVLAGVRDTGADGCFIDLQQSVDSPDEALELGTKVLGLLRG; this is translated from the coding sequence ATGGAGATAGGCATCGCACTGCCCCAGTACGGCACCCACGCCCGCGCCGACCGCATCGCGGCCTTCGCGCGGGACGCCGAGGACGCCGGGTTCGACGCGTTCTGGGTCGGCGACCGCGCCCTGACCCCGGTCGCCCCCAGCGACCTCTATCCGGGACACACCCCGGAGAACCCGTACCCCCACCAGTACAAGACCTTCCTCGACCCGTTGACCGTGCTCACCGTCGCCGCCGGCGCGACTTCCCGCGCCCGGCTCGGCATGAGCACCCTCAACGGCCCCTGGTATCCGCCGGCCCTGCTAGCCCGCTCCCTCACCTCGCTCGATCAGGTCAGCGGTGGACGCCTCGACGTCGGCCTCGGCATCGGCTGGCTGCGGGACGAGTACACCGCCGTCGGCGCCGACTTCGGCCGGCGCGGCGCTCTCCTCGACGAGCTGCTCGACGTCCTCCACGGCTTCTGGACCCAGGCGGAGTTCGGCCACGAGGGACCCCACTGGACGATCCCCGTCTCGTATGTCGGCCTTCGCCCCGTCCAGCCCGCGGGACCGCCCGTCTATCTCGGCGGCTTCAGCCCGGCGGCTCTGCGCCGGGTCGGGTGCCGGGCGGCCGGCTGGGTCGGCGCCGTCCTGCCGCCGGGGGCGGCCGAGGGCCTGTGGGACGTGGCGCGGCGAGCCGCCGAGGAGGCGGGCCGCGACCCGGGGACGCTGCGTCGGCAGATCCGGCACAACCCCGCGCCCGGCGCCACGGCGGACGCGATCGCCGCCGTCCTCGCGGGCGTGCGGGACACCGGCGCCGACGGCTGCTTCATCGACCTCCAGCAGTCGGTCGACTCGCCCGACGAGGCCTTGGAGCTCGGGACCAAGGTCCTGGGCCTGCTGCGGGGCTGA
- a CDS encoding S8 family peptidase has translation MATHKRSHGLRHAAIAAGVAGTATVALFASNIAGAAAPAEGTVHGLGAPGAVAGSFVVILDASANKADLAKKYGGTLVRSYGSEVNGFSASGLSVEEAKRLAADPAVGTVVQNKRFSINETQEKPPSWGLDRIDQADTAGDQKYTYPDNGGEGVTAYVIDTGVRISHQDFGGRAVHGFDAVDNDNTADDGNGHGTHVAGTIAGTSHGVAKKAKVVAVRVLDDNGSGTTEQVVAGIDWVTRNHSGPSVANMSLGGGADEALDAAVKRAIDSGVTFAVAAGNESSDAGQGSPSRVPEALTVASSTKDDEQSDFSNFGAVVDLYAPGSDITSAWNDSDTGTKTISGTSMAAPHVAGAAVLYLAANPSATPADTAAALTGAATADAIKNPSSGTANKLLKVAP, from the coding sequence ATGGCAACTCACAAGCGATCCCACGGTCTTCGTCACGCGGCCATAGCCGCTGGTGTGGCAGGCACTGCCACTGTGGCGCTGTTCGCGAGCAACATTGCCGGGGCGGCAGCCCCGGCCGAAGGGACCGTGCACGGTCTCGGCGCCCCGGGTGCCGTCGCCGGCAGCTTCGTCGTCATCCTCGACGCATCCGCGAACAAGGCGGACCTCGCGAAGAAGTACGGCGGCACACTCGTGCGCTCCTACGGCTCCGAGGTCAACGGCTTCTCCGCGTCCGGCCTCAGCGTCGAGGAGGCCAAGCGCCTCGCCGCCGACCCCGCCGTCGGGACGGTCGTCCAGAACAAGCGGTTCAGCATCAACGAGACGCAGGAGAAGCCCCCGTCCTGGGGCCTGGACCGGATCGACCAGGCCGACACGGCGGGCGACCAGAAGTACACCTACCCCGACAACGGCGGCGAGGGCGTGACCGCCTACGTCATCGACACCGGCGTACGGATCTCGCACCAGGACTTCGGCGGCCGGGCCGTCCACGGCTTCGACGCCGTGGACAACGACAACACCGCCGACGACGGCAACGGTCACGGCACCCACGTCGCGGGAACCATCGCCGGCACCTCCCACGGCGTCGCCAAGAAGGCCAAGGTCGTCGCCGTTCGCGTCCTGGACGACAACGGCTCCGGCACCACCGAACAGGTCGTGGCGGGCATCGACTGGGTCACCCGGAACCACTCCGGGCCCTCGGTCGCGAACATGAGCCTCGGCGGCGGCGCCGACGAGGCGCTGGACGCGGCGGTCAAGCGGGCCATCGACTCCGGTGTGACCTTCGCGGTCGCCGCCGGCAACGAGTCCTCCGACGCCGGGCAGGGCTCGCCGTCCCGGGTACCGGAGGCGCTCACCGTGGCGTCCAGCACCAAGGACGACGAGCAGTCGGACTTCTCGAACTTCGGCGCGGTGGTCGACCTGTACGCGCCCGGCTCGGACATCACCTCCGCCTGGAACGACAGCGACACCGGCACCAAGACGATCTCCGGCACATCCATGGCCGCCCCGCACGTGGCGGGCGCCGCCGTCCTGTACCTGGCGGCCAACCCGTCCGCGACGCCCGCCGACACCGCCGCCGCGCTGACCGGGGCGGCCACCGCGGACGCCATCAAGAACCCCTCCTCCGGCACCGCCAACAAGCTGCTGAAGGTCGCCCCGTAG
- a CDS encoding NAD-dependent protein deacetylase — translation MRMRPTLSWTPPQDLPPGITDPEPVAEVLRAGGVLVLSGAGMSTESGIPDYRGEGGSLRRHTPMTYQEFTAGAGARRRYWARSHLGWRTFGRAQPNAGHRAVTAFGRHGLLSGVITQNVDGLHHAAGSEGVVELHGSLGRVVCLSCGASGSRRELARRLEEANPGFAPVAAGLNPDGDADLTDEQVGDFSVVPCSACGGILKPDVVFFGEAVPPQRVEYCRELVDAATSLLVLGSSLTVMSGLRFVRQAAQTGKPVLIVNRDPTRGDRHAVARVALPLGPTLTTLAGRLGVPVDGGAPAV, via the coding sequence ATGCGCATGCGCCCCACTCTGAGCTGGACTCCGCCCCAGGATCTGCCGCCAGGCATCACGGATCCCGAGCCGGTCGCCGAGGTGCTGAGGGCCGGCGGTGTGCTGGTGCTCAGCGGGGCGGGCATGTCCACGGAGTCGGGCATCCCCGACTATCGGGGTGAGGGCGGGAGCCTGCGGCGGCATACGCCGATGACCTATCAGGAGTTCACGGCCGGCGCCGGGGCCCGGCGCCGGTACTGGGCGCGCAGTCACCTCGGCTGGCGCACGTTCGGCCGGGCGCAGCCCAACGCCGGGCATCGGGCTGTGACGGCGTTCGGGCGGCACGGTCTGCTCTCGGGTGTGATCACCCAGAACGTCGACGGCCTGCACCACGCCGCCGGCAGCGAGGGCGTGGTGGAGCTCCACGGAAGCCTGGGCAGGGTCGTCTGCCTCTCCTGTGGTGCCTCAGGCTCGCGCCGGGAACTCGCCCGGCGACTGGAGGAGGCCAACCCGGGGTTCGCGCCGGTGGCCGCCGGACTGAATCCGGACGGCGACGCCGACCTCACCGACGAGCAGGTCGGGGACTTCTCCGTGGTGCCCTGCTCCGCGTGCGGCGGCATCCTCAAACCGGACGTGGTGTTCTTCGGCGAGGCCGTTCCGCCGCAGCGGGTCGAGTACTGCCGAGAACTGGTCGATGCGGCGACCTCGCTCCTGGTCCTGGGCTCCTCGCTGACGGTGATGTCCGGGCTGCGGTTCGTCCGCCAGGCGGCCCAGACGGGGAAGCCGGTGCTGATCGTCAACCGGGACCCCACACGGGGCGACCGGCACGCCGTCGCCCGGGTCGCTCTTCCTCTGGGGCCGACCCTGACCACCCTGGCCGGCCGACTGGGTGTCCCCGTGGACGGCGGGGCGCCGGCAGTCTGA